A region of Polyangiaceae bacterium DNA encodes the following proteins:
- a CDS encoding copper-translocating P-type ATPase: MHGRGARQQSMHTAHHYPELENAPESGPIVRAPGVLYVCPMDPEIRQDGPGICPICGMDLEPESPLSGEAPDDSPELREMSRRFWVSFALTLPTFLLAMSDLLPVPMLISPHTSAWIQLVLSAPAVLWGGAPFFQRGWASLVNRRLNMFTLIALGTAAAFGFSVFALLFPGLLPHAMSHGGGPPVYFEAASVIVTLVLLGQVLELRARSATSGAIRALLGLAPKTARRILEDGTELDIPLESVQVGDQLRVRPGEKVPVDGRVLFGHSSVDESMITGEPIPVEKTDGSPATAGTLNTNGSFVMTAERVGAETLLSRIVTMVSEAQRSRAPIQRLADLVSSWFVPAVILIAAFTAIVWGSVGPEPRLAYALVNAVAVLIIACPCALGLATPMSVMVGTGRGAQAGVLIRNAEALERLEKVDTLVLDKTGTLTEGKPALAHVVTARGVDEDTLLGAAAALEKASEHPLAAAVLAGAARRGIVVPAVGAFRAVTGKGITGRVGGVEVVVGNRGLLDELGVDTRPLAADAERLARTGHTVVFVAIRGALAGILSIHDPVKPTTPGALRALSDAGLRIVMLTGDTHTTAQAVADELGIREVFAGVLPDQKGDVIALLRREGRVVAMAGDGANDAPALARADVGIAMGTGTDVAIESASVTLVKGDLSGIVRARNLSRAVMKNIRQNLFFAFVYNVLGVPIAAGIAYPLFGLLLSPMIASAAMALSSVSVIGNALRLRGVKL; encoded by the coding sequence ATGCACGGGAGGGGCGCGCGTCAGCAGTCCATGCACACCGCCCACCACTACCCAGAGCTCGAAAACGCGCCGGAGTCCGGACCCATCGTCCGGGCTCCGGGTGTCCTCTACGTCTGCCCGATGGACCCCGAGATCCGTCAGGATGGGCCGGGGATCTGCCCGATCTGCGGCATGGACCTCGAGCCCGAGTCGCCGCTCTCCGGGGAGGCGCCGGACGACAGCCCCGAGCTCCGGGAGATGAGCAGGAGGTTCTGGGTCAGCTTCGCCCTCACGCTGCCGACCTTCTTGCTGGCCATGTCGGACCTCCTGCCCGTGCCGATGCTGATCTCGCCCCACACCAGCGCGTGGATCCAGCTCGTCCTCTCCGCGCCGGCCGTGCTGTGGGGAGGTGCGCCGTTCTTCCAGCGGGGCTGGGCTTCGCTGGTGAACCGACGTCTGAACATGTTCACCCTGATCGCGCTGGGCACCGCCGCCGCGTTCGGGTTCAGCGTGTTCGCCCTGCTCTTCCCCGGCCTGCTGCCGCACGCCATGTCCCACGGGGGCGGCCCGCCGGTGTACTTCGAGGCCGCCTCGGTCATCGTGACGCTGGTCCTGCTCGGCCAGGTGCTCGAGCTCCGGGCCCGCAGCGCGACCTCCGGGGCCATCCGCGCGCTCCTGGGGCTCGCTCCGAAGACCGCGCGGCGCATCCTCGAAGACGGCACCGAGCTCGACATCCCGCTCGAGTCCGTTCAGGTCGGCGACCAACTACGGGTACGCCCCGGCGAGAAGGTGCCGGTGGACGGCCGCGTGCTCTTCGGCCACAGCAGCGTGGACGAGTCGATGATCACGGGGGAGCCCATCCCGGTGGAGAAGACCGACGGCTCGCCAGCCACCGCCGGCACCTTGAACACGAACGGCTCGTTCGTGATGACTGCGGAGCGCGTCGGCGCCGAGACGCTGTTGTCGCGCATCGTGACCATGGTGAGCGAGGCGCAGCGCAGCCGCGCGCCGATCCAGCGACTCGCCGATCTCGTCTCCTCCTGGTTCGTGCCGGCCGTGATCCTGATCGCGGCCTTCACCGCCATCGTCTGGGGCTCGGTCGGTCCGGAGCCCCGCCTGGCCTACGCGCTGGTGAACGCCGTCGCCGTGCTGATCATCGCGTGCCCCTGCGCGCTGGGGCTCGCGACGCCGATGTCGGTGATGGTCGGGACCGGACGCGGCGCGCAGGCGGGCGTGTTGATCCGGAACGCCGAGGCGCTGGAGCGTCTGGAGAAGGTCGACACGCTGGTCTTGGACAAGACCGGCACGCTCACCGAGGGCAAGCCGGCGCTGGCACACGTGGTGACTGCTCGGGGCGTGGACGAGGACACACTGCTCGGGGCGGCGGCCGCGCTGGAGAAGGCCAGCGAGCACCCGCTCGCGGCGGCGGTGCTGGCCGGTGCGGCCCGGCGCGGCATCGTGGTGCCGGCCGTGGGCGCCTTCCGCGCCGTCACCGGCAAGGGGATCACCGGCCGCGTGGGCGGCGTGGAGGTCGTCGTCGGCAATCGCGGCCTGCTCGACGAGCTCGGCGTGGACACCCGGCCGCTGGCCGCAGACGCCGAACGCCTGGCCCGGACCGGGCACACCGTGGTCTTCGTCGCCATCCGCGGAGCCCTGGCCGGCATCCTCTCGATCCACGATCCAGTCAAGCCGACGACCCCCGGAGCGCTGCGCGCGCTGTCCGACGCGGGCCTGCGCATCGTGATGCTGACGGGGGACACCCACACGACCGCGCAGGCCGTCGCCGACGAGCTCGGGATCCGAGAGGTCTTCGCCGGCGTGCTGCCCGATCAGAAGGGCGACGTCATCGCGCTCCTGCGCCGAGAAGGACGCGTCGTCGCCATGGCGGGAGACGGCGCCAACGACGCCCCTGCCCTGGCGCGCGCCGACGTCGGCATCGCCATGGGCACGGGCACGGACGTCGCGATCGAGAGCGCCAGCGTCACGCTGGTGAAGGGCGACCTGTCCGGCATCGTCCGGGCGCGGAACCTCTCTCGCGCCGTGATGAAGAACATCCGGCAGAACCTGTTCTTCGCTTTCGTCTACAACGTGCTCGGAGTGCCCATCGCAGCCGGCATCGCGTACCCGCTCTTCGGCCTGCTGCTCTCTCCGATGATCGCCAGCGCAGCGATGGCGCTGAGCTCCGTCTCGGTGATCGGCAACGCGCTCCGCCTGCGCGGCGTGAAGCTCTAA
- a CDS encoding cupredoxin domain-containing protein produces MIKLREWIAKSTTPTPNQDVEVTVARGYHPNRIQLRSGQRASLRFVRREASPCSRELVFPSLGLSAELPQGEEVSIELPELAPGSYPFTCGMNMLRGTLEVT; encoded by the coding sequence ATGATCAAGCTTCGTGAATGGATCGCCAAGAGCACGACCCCAACCCCCAACCAGGACGTCGAAGTGACCGTCGCTCGCGGCTACCACCCGAACCGCATCCAGCTCCGGAGCGGCCAGCGCGCCAGCTTGCGCTTCGTGCGCCGGGAAGCGTCGCCGTGCAGTCGCGAGCTGGTGTTCCCGAGCCTGGGACTTTCGGCCGAGCTGCCGCAGGGGGAAGAGGTCTCCATCGAGCTGCCGGAGCTCGCCCCGGGCAGCTACCCGTTCACCTGCGGCATGAACATGCTGCGCGGAACGCTGGAGGTGACGTGA
- a CDS encoding ABC-F family ATP-binding cassette domain-containing protein, whose protein sequence is MPRLCCDRLTFGFSETSPLFENVSFVLPAGLTGLVGENGAGKTSLLRLMSAELRPTSGTLRLEPPGACVRVVPQEVEELSAEVDAFARDSGRVAARLKQLLELEELERWPTLSPGERKRWQVGAALAAEPELLLLDEPTNHLDADARRWLVRALRSFRGIGLIVSHDRELLDALTTRTLRLARGGLVLYRGAYSAAREQWEAEARAFAAEREAGKLRVRQLARELESARSAQRAASRERNAGRRMKSRHDSDARSALAQTRADWGDKAHGRHVEVARAALERAEAGVGSGAALATLGGSVFARYERAPKPVIAVREAGPLRAGERLLCEVPALLLRRDDRIWISGSNGAGKTTLLRELVAGMDPRRVLYLPQELGADAESAALAELRALPPEQRGRVLSVVGALGVDPERLLRSERPSPGEARKLRIATGLGRHAWALVLDEPTNHLDLPSIERLEAALAEFPGALLLVSHDAALAERTTRSCWHLAASRLSVRDSVAR, encoded by the coding sequence GTGCCAAGACTGTGCTGCGATCGACTGACGTTCGGTTTTTCCGAGACGTCACCCCTGTTCGAGAACGTCTCTTTCGTGTTGCCCGCCGGCCTGACCGGGCTCGTGGGTGAGAACGGCGCGGGCAAGACCAGCTTGCTCCGCCTGATGAGCGCAGAGCTCCGCCCCACGTCCGGCACGCTCAGGCTCGAGCCGCCGGGCGCCTGCGTGCGCGTCGTGCCGCAGGAGGTCGAGGAGCTCTCGGCAGAGGTGGACGCGTTTGCCCGGGACTCGGGCCGTGTGGCGGCACGGCTCAAGCAGCTCTTGGAGCTCGAGGAGCTCGAACGCTGGCCCACCCTGAGCCCCGGCGAGCGCAAGCGCTGGCAGGTGGGCGCCGCGCTCGCCGCCGAACCCGAGCTGCTCCTGCTCGACGAGCCCACCAACCACCTGGACGCCGACGCGCGGCGCTGGCTCGTGCGCGCGCTCCGGAGCTTCCGGGGCATCGGCCTGATCGTGTCGCACGACCGCGAGCTGCTCGACGCGCTCACGACGCGGACCTTGCGCCTCGCGCGGGGCGGCCTGGTGCTCTACCGGGGCGCCTACAGCGCGGCGCGGGAGCAGTGGGAGGCCGAGGCGCGGGCCTTCGCGGCGGAGCGCGAGGCCGGCAAGCTCCGGGTGCGACAGCTCGCCCGCGAGCTCGAGTCCGCGCGCAGCGCTCAGCGGGCGGCGTCGCGCGAGCGCAACGCGGGACGGCGCATGAAGAGCCGCCACGACTCGGACGCGCGTTCGGCGCTGGCGCAGACGCGCGCGGACTGGGGGGACAAGGCCCACGGCCGCCACGTCGAGGTCGCGCGAGCGGCGCTCGAGCGCGCGGAGGCCGGCGTCGGCTCCGGCGCGGCGCTCGCGACGCTGGGCGGGAGCGTCTTCGCCCGTTACGAGCGGGCTCCGAAGCCAGTCATCGCGGTGCGCGAGGCCGGTCCGCTTCGGGCGGGCGAACGGCTCTTGTGTGAGGTGCCGGCGCTGCTCCTGCGACGCGACGATCGTATCTGGATCTCCGGCTCGAACGGCGCGGGCAAGACCACGCTCCTCCGCGAGCTGGTCGCCGGGATGGACCCAAGGCGCGTGCTCTACCTGCCCCAAGAGCTCGGCGCGGACGCGGAGAGCGCCGCCCTCGCGGAGCTGCGCGCGTTGCCGCCGGAGCAGCGCGGGCGCGTGCTCTCGGTGGTCGGCGCGCTCGGCGTCGATCCGGAGCGCTTGCTCCGCTCCGAGCGCCCCTCGCCCGGAGAGGCGCGCAAGCTCCGCATCGCCACCGGTCTGGGTCGCCATGCCTGGGCGTTGGTCCTGGACGAGCCCACGAACCACCTGGACTTGCCGTCCATCGAGCGGCTGGAGGCGGCGCTCGCCGAGTTCCCCGGCGCGCTGCTCCTGGTCAGTCACGACGCCGCGCTCGCCGAGCGCACGACTCGAAGTTGCTGGCACCTCGCCGCCTCTCGGCTCAGCGTTCGTGACAGCGTGGCGCGATGA